A region of Catenibacterium mitsuokai DNA encodes the following proteins:
- a CDS encoding aminoacetone oxidase family FAD-binding enzyme, with the protein MKKKMIIIGGGISGIYLSILLKKYLDIDVVVLEANDKPLKKLLATGNGRCNLSNKNLDKAHYDGEIKPWVSDIIHHFDIVEALKDIGLYTKYMGNLLYPYSESAKAVQTLFLNRAEEYGVEIICEEEVLSIKKNKHGYLIHAVNKDYQADYVTISCGTPAGKLSGTKDRRTLFNSLEVDYRPMRPTITQLMTEPVYKKLKGVRMKGEFTLKGHKEKGELLFTDYGISGIAVMVLSRYACPGDKVICDFYPEFTDQELHSIIRTLKTMNGPYDGLVHPKLVPIVENQKNPVSFLKHLEFTVKALRGEEFAQADCGGLMISNFNKSFEFINYPHLYATGEILDITGDCGGYNIHFALASAYSVFEEVSKTIQ; encoded by the coding sequence ATGAAAAAGAAAATGATTATTATTGGGGGAGGTATATCAGGTATATATCTTTCTATTTTATTAAAAAAATATCTTGATATCGATGTTGTTGTACTAGAAGCGAATGACAAACCATTAAAGAAGCTTCTTGCGACAGGAAATGGTCGCTGTAATCTTTCTAACAAGAATCTAGACAAGGCACATTATGATGGAGAAATCAAACCATGGGTGAGCGATATTATTCATCACTTTGATATTGTAGAAGCATTAAAGGATATTGGTCTCTATACAAAATATATGGGTAATCTCTTATATCCTTATAGTGAATCAGCCAAAGCTGTTCAGACATTATTCTTAAATAGAGCAGAAGAATATGGTGTAGAAATTATCTGTGAGGAAGAAGTTTTATCTATTAAAAAGAATAAGCACGGTTATTTAATACATGCTGTCAATAAGGATTATCAGGCAGATTATGTCACTATCTCTTGTGGAACACCTGCTGGTAAGTTATCTGGCACGAAAGATAGAAGAACGCTTTTTAACTCTCTAGAAGTGGATTATCGTCCTATGAGACCTACTATTACTCAGTTGATGACTGAACCTGTTTATAAGAAATTAAAGGGTGTCAGAATGAAAGGGGAATTTACTTTAAAAGGACATAAAGAAAAAGGTGAACTTCTTTTTACTGATTATGGCATCAGTGGAATTGCAGTAATGGTCTTAAGCCGTTATGCGTGTCCTGGAGATAAAGTTATATGTGATTTCTATCCTGAATTTACAGATCAAGAACTACATTCAATTATTCGTACATTAAAAACAATGAATGGCCCTTATGATGGGCTGGTTCATCCTAAATTAGTGCCAATAGTAGAAAATCAGAAGAACCCGGTTTCTTTCCTTAAACATCTAGAATTCACTGTCAAAGCTTTAAGAGGGGAAGAATTTGCCCAGGCAGATTGTGGGGGATTAATGATTTCTAATTTTAATAAATCATTTGAATTCATTAACTATCCTCATCTTTATGCGACAGGTGAAATATTAGATATCACTGGGGATTGTGGTGGTTATAACATTCATTTTGCATTAGCAAGTGCTTATTCTGTTTTTGAAGAAGTTTCAAAAACGATACAATAA
- a CDS encoding ABC transporter substrate-binding protein: MKFKTIVTAGAVAAMLVGCSNGNSATTDIKAPKFGFIGPLSGEASQYGSAVKNAMKMAISDYNKKHGTKITGVYYDDKADPTTAVNDYNKLYNDDKVTAVLSPVTTGSALSVASAASKNNTPILSPSASGDKFTMNGKTAYKNVFRICTNDSYAGTYLAKQSKTKYSFKNVAVLYNKESDYSTGVAAAYKAEAKKQGVNVSFYEAYNANTKDFSTFISKIKQADPDAVFLPDYYESVVSITKQLRDSGVKAPIFGADGWDGVLGVKGVNTADFENCFFTSGYNKDATSGPTYEFVKAYEKAYGTTPSMFAGMAYDTVTVMMKAINKAKSTDPEKVNAALEKVKVSDDEAVCGGFTYDKNHNPVKELNIVTVKNGQYVTAK; this comes from the coding sequence ATGAAATTCAAAACAATCGTGACAGCTGGTGCAGTCGCAGCAATGTTAGTAGGTTGTAGTAATGGGAATTCTGCTACAACAGATATCAAAGCACCTAAATTTGGTTTTATCGGCCCACTAAGTGGTGAAGCTTCTCAGTATGGTAGTGCTGTAAAGAATGCTATGAAGATGGCTATTAGTGATTATAACAAAAAGCATGGCACAAAGATTACAGGCGTTTACTATGATGATAAGGCTGATCCAACTACTGCCGTTAATGACTATAACAAGTTATATAATGATGATAAGGTCACTGCAGTTCTTTCACCGGTAACAACTGGTTCTGCACTTTCAGTAGCAAGTGCTGCAAGCAAGAACAACACACCAATTCTTTCACCATCTGCTTCAGGTGATAAATTCACTATGAATGGTAAAACAGCTTATAAGAACGTATTCAGAATCTGTACAAACGATTCTTATGCGGGTACTTACTTAGCTAAGCAGTCTAAAACTAAATATAGCTTTAAGAATGTAGCTGTTCTTTACAACAAGGAATCTGATTATTCTACAGGTGTTGCAGCTGCTTATAAAGCTGAAGCAAAGAAGCAGGGCGTTAATGTTTCATTCTATGAAGCATACAATGCAAATACTAAAGATTTCTCAACATTCATTTCTAAGATCAAACAGGCTGATCCTGATGCTGTTTTCTTACCAGATTACTATGAATCAGTTGTATCTATTACTAAACAGTTAAGAGACTCTGGCGTTAAGGCTCCAATATTTGGTGCTGATGGCTGGGATGGTGTTCTTGGTGTTAAGGGTGTTAACACTGCAGACTTTGAAAACTGCTTCTTCACAAGTGGTTACAACAAAGATGCAACTAGCGGTCCTACATATGAATTCGTAAAAGCTTATGAAAAAGCATATGGAACAACTCCAAGTATGTTCGCTGGTATGGCTTATGATACAGTTACTGTTATGATGAAAGCTATCAACAAAGCTAAATCAACTGATCCTGAAAAGGTAAACGCTGCATTAGAAAAGGTCAAAGTATCTGATGATGAAGCAGTTTGTGGTGGATTCACTTATGATAAGAACCACAACCCTGTTAAGGAATTAA
- a CDS encoding YebC/PmpR family DNA-binding transcriptional regulator, giving the protein MGRAHEVRKAAMAKTAAKKTKLYSYYGKEIYLAAKAGGPEPDGNLSLRRLIEKAKKDQVPGDVIKRAIDKVKNGAVEDYESVQFEGFGPSGSTVIVKCLTDNINRTISQVRPAFTKSKAKLGAEGSVSYLYDVESVVQFKGMDEETAIDALIEGEVDPKDIVTLEDGSLKITGEPTDYNAIKTAIENKLPDVEFDVDEIQTKPQETVELEGEDMVLFERLMNLLNDCDDVDQVYHNVSNYDDGEEE; this is encoded by the coding sequence ATGGGTAGAGCTCATGAAGTACGTAAAGCCGCAATGGCAAAGACTGCTGCTAAGAAAACTAAACTTTATTCTTACTATGGTAAAGAAATCTATTTAGCAGCGAAGGCAGGCGGCCCTGAACCGGACGGTAATCTAAGCCTTAGAAGATTAATTGAAAAAGCAAAGAAAGATCAGGTTCCTGGAGATGTTATCAAGCGTGCGATTGATAAAGTTAAGAACGGTGCTGTAGAAGATTATGAAAGTGTACAGTTTGAAGGTTTTGGTCCTTCAGGATCAACTGTTATTGTTAAATGTTTAACAGATAACATCAACCGTACTATTTCACAGGTACGTCCTGCATTCACTAAATCAAAAGCTAAGCTTGGTGCTGAAGGTTCAGTATCTTATTTATATGATGTAGAATCTGTTGTTCAGTTCAAAGGAATGGATGAAGAAACTGCAATTGATGCATTAATCGAAGGCGAAGTTGATCCTAAAGATATCGTTACTTTAGAAGATGGCAGCTTAAAGATTACTGGTGAACCAACTGATTATAACGCCATCAAAACAGCTATTGAAAATAAGCTTCCTGATGTTGAATTTGATGTTGATGAAATCCAGACTAAACCACAGGAAACTGTTGAACTTGAAGGTGAAGATATGGTTTTATTTGAAAGACTAATGAATCTTCTTAATGACTGTGATGATGTTGACCAGGTTTATCACAATGTTTCTAACTATGATGATGGTGAAGAAGAATAG